TGCCCGCCCTCCAGCGTGCCCGTCAGCGCATCGAGCATGCCCGCGGTGATGTGCGGCACCCCGGCCATGATGAAGATATTGCCGACCCTTATGCCCGGCGCGCCCGACATGCGGTTGGGAATCAGGTCGCCGCCCTCCGGCACCCGCGCCATCCGCAGCCGCGCCTCGGTCAGCCCGCCGCGCGTCTCGTAATAGCGCTCCAGCGTCGCGCGCGCCTCCGGGTGGATGACCACCGGGACGCCCAAAGCCGCCGCGATCGCATCGACGGTGATGTCGTCATGCGTCGGCCCGATGCCCCCGGTGGTGAAGCAATAGTCGTATCGCGTGCGGATCGCGTCCACCGCCTCGACGATCCGCTCCTGCACATCGGGTACGACGCGCACTTCGGACAGGCGGATGCCCTGCACATTCAGCCACACCGCGATCTGCGCGACATTCTTGTCCTGGGTGCGACCCGACAGGATCTCGTCCCCGATCACCACAAGTCCCGCCGTCCAGATGCGCTCGCTCATAAACCCGCCATAGCGCGCGCCGATCCCCTCGCAAAGCGGCGACCTTTCGCCTATATGGCGACGATGACCGAGTATGTTGCCGTAACCGCCGACACCAATTTCGCCCGCGACGGGGCGATCAAACTCTATGGCCCCGACGGGTTCACCGGGATGCGCGCCGCGGGCAAACTCGCCGCCGAGATTCTCGACGCGCTCGTGCCGCATGTCGTGCCGGGCGTGACAACCGCGGAACTCGACGATTTCGTCCGTCAGCGCATGCTCGACGGCGGCGCGGTACCCGCGACGCTCGGCTATCGCGGCTACACGCACAGTTGCTGCATCAGCATCAACCATGTTGTCTGCCA
The genomic region above belongs to Sphingomonas sp. J315 and contains:
- a CDS encoding competence/damage-inducible protein A, translated to MSERIWTAGLVVIGDEILSGRTQDKNVAQIAVWLNVQGIRLSEVRVVPDVQERIVEAVDAIRTRYDYCFTTGGIGPTHDDITVDAIAAALGVPVVIHPEARATLERYYETRGGLTEARLRMARVPEGGDLIPNRMSGAPGIRVGNIFIMAGVPHITAGMLDALTGTLEGGQPVVSGTIGCWVAESEVADVLRATEKAHAGVAIGSYPFFREGRVGANFVARATDPALVEACLADLTAQLEAAGRAVMQGGI